A single Lolium perenne isolate Kyuss_39 chromosome 6, Kyuss_2.0, whole genome shotgun sequence DNA region contains:
- the LOC127309578 gene encoding uncharacterized protein yields the protein MGECDECCDNCGCRWKDVWRLLLCLAVLVIVALIVVLVAAFAFVRQVVVTVDDASLSRLALVSTPTTAFAYNLTLTLAVRNPNWAMSFKNTEPLEAAYSFDGQPFDRVRLAGEADTHGAKKTVLYRITSGSDGAFLALGSAGVAEFKKENATGVFEVEVVVSGEVKYTARLSKCRIEARCPLKLQLVLSGETVVFQQVKCKLAKADKNC from the coding sequence ATGGGGGAATGCGACGAATGCTGCGACAACTGCGGCTGCAGGTGGAAGGACGTCTGGCGGCTCCTCCTCTGCCTCGCCGTTCTCGTCATAGTCGCGctcatcgtcgtcctcgtcgccgcGTTCGCCTTCGTCCGCCAGGTCGTCGTCACCGTGGACGACGCCTCCCTCTCCCGGCTCGCGCTCGTCAGCACGCCGACAACGGCGTTCGCGTACAACCTGACGCTCACGCTCGCCGTCCGCAACCCGAACTGGGCGATGAGCTTCAAGAACACGGAGCCGCTGGAGGCCGCCTACTCCTTCGACGGCCAGCCGTTCGACCGCGTCAGGCTCGCCGGCGAGGCTGACACGCACGGAGCCAAGAAGACGGTGTTGTACCGGATCACGTCGGGCTCCGATGGTGCCTTCTTGGCGCTGGGCAGCGCTGGCGTGGCAGAGTTCAAGAAGGAGAATGCGACGGGGGTGttcgaggtggaggtggtggtgtccGGTGAGGTCAAGTACACCGCCCGTCTGAGCAAGTGCAGGATAGAGGCCAGATGCCCGCTCAAGCTGCAGCTCGTGTTGTCCGGGGAGACGGTCGTGTTCCAGCAGGTCAAATGCAAGCTCGCAAAGGCGGACAAGAATTGCTAG